The following coding sequences lie in one Microbacterium sp. XT11 genomic window:
- the sdhA gene encoding succinate dehydrogenase flavoprotein subunit, producing MTTQAQDSVVRDGVHYHQFDIVIVGAGGAGMRAAIEAGPGAKTAVISKLYPTRSHTGAAQGGMAAALANVEEDSWEWHTFDTVKGGDYLVDQDAAEILAKEAIDAVIDLENMGLPFNRTPEGKIDQRRFGGHTAEHGKSPVRRACYAADRTGHMILQTLFQNCVKLGINFFNEFYVLDLITVKDADGRTQVAGVVAYDLATGELHVFHSKAVIFATGGFGKIFKTTSNAHTLTGDGVGIVWRKGLPLEDLEFFQFHPTGLAGLGILLTEGARGEGAILRNASGERFMERYAPTIKDLAPRDIVARCMVQEVAEGRGAGPHKDYVLLDCTHLGAEVLETKLPDITEFARTYLGVDPVVEPVPVMPTAHYAMGGIPTNNNAEVLADNTTVVPGLYAAGECACVSVHGANRLGTNSLLDINVFGKRAGRNAVEYVKTADFVPLPENPAAFVSDMLEGLRNNQGTERVAVLRKTLQEEMDRGAQVFRTHESLEHVLGVIAELRERYKNVHVDDKGHRFNTDLLEAVELGFLLDIAEVVVYAAQNREESRGGHMRDDFPKRDDENYMKHTMAYLTGDPHSSTPSDHIKLDWKPVVVTNYQPMERKY from the coding sequence GTGACTACTCAGGCCCAGGATTCCGTCGTCCGCGACGGGGTGCACTACCACCAGTTCGACATCGTGATCGTGGGCGCCGGAGGCGCCGGCATGCGCGCGGCCATCGAAGCAGGCCCCGGCGCGAAGACCGCGGTCATCTCGAAGCTCTACCCGACGCGCTCCCACACGGGGGCGGCGCAGGGCGGCATGGCCGCGGCGCTCGCCAACGTCGAGGAGGACAGCTGGGAGTGGCACACCTTCGACACGGTCAAGGGTGGCGACTACCTCGTCGACCAGGACGCCGCCGAGATCCTCGCCAAGGAGGCCATCGACGCGGTCATCGACCTGGAGAACATGGGTCTCCCCTTCAACCGCACGCCCGAGGGAAAGATCGATCAGCGCCGCTTCGGCGGCCACACCGCGGAGCACGGCAAGAGCCCGGTGCGCCGCGCGTGCTACGCCGCCGACCGCACCGGCCACATGATCCTGCAGACGCTGTTCCAGAACTGCGTGAAGCTCGGCATCAACTTCTTCAACGAGTTCTACGTGCTCGACCTCATCACGGTGAAGGATGCCGATGGACGAACGCAGGTCGCCGGCGTCGTCGCCTACGACCTCGCCACCGGTGAGCTGCACGTCTTCCACTCCAAGGCCGTCATCTTCGCGACGGGCGGCTTCGGCAAGATCTTCAAGACCACGTCCAACGCGCACACCCTCACGGGAGACGGCGTGGGGATCGTCTGGCGCAAGGGCCTCCCCCTCGAGGACCTCGAGTTCTTCCAGTTCCACCCGACGGGCCTCGCCGGCCTCGGCATCCTCCTCACCGAGGGTGCTCGAGGCGAGGGCGCGATCCTCCGCAACGCGTCGGGCGAGCGGTTCATGGAGCGCTACGCCCCGACCATCAAAGACCTCGCGCCGCGTGACATCGTCGCGCGGTGCATGGTGCAGGAAGTGGCAGAGGGACGCGGGGCCGGGCCGCACAAGGACTATGTGCTGCTCGACTGCACCCACCTGGGTGCCGAGGTCCTCGAGACCAAGCTCCCGGACATCACCGAGTTCGCCCGCACGTACCTCGGCGTCGACCCCGTGGTCGAGCCCGTGCCCGTCATGCCGACGGCGCACTACGCCATGGGCGGCATCCCGACCAACAACAACGCCGAGGTCCTCGCCGACAACACCACCGTCGTGCCCGGTCTCTACGCCGCCGGTGAGTGCGCGTGCGTCTCGGTGCACGGCGCCAACCGCCTCGGCACGAACTCGCTGCTCGACATCAACGTGTTCGGGAAGCGCGCCGGCCGCAACGCGGTCGAGTACGTCAAGACCGCCGACTTCGTCCCGCTCCCGGAGAACCCGGCCGCGTTCGTGTCCGACATGCTCGAGGGCCTGCGGAACAACCAGGGCACCGAGCGCGTCGCCGTGCTGCGCAAGACGCTGCAGGAGGAGATGGACAGGGGTGCGCAGGTGTTCCGCACGCATGAGTCCCTCGAGCACGTGCTCGGCGTGATCGCCGAGCTGCGCGAACGCTACAAGAACGTGCACGTCGACGACAAGGGCCACCGCTTCAACACCGACTTGCTCGAGGCCGTGGAGCTGGGCTTCCTGCTCGACATCGCCGAGGTCGTCGTCTATGCCGCGCAGAACCGCGAAGAGAGCCGCGGCGGACACATGCGCGACGACTTCCCGAAGCGCGACGACGAGAACTACATGAAGCACACCATGGCGTACCTGACGGGCGACCCGCACTCGTCGACGCCGAGCGACCACATCAAGCTCGACTGGAAGCCCGTCGTCGTGACGAACTACCAGCCGATGGAGAGGAAGTACTGA
- the trpS gene encoding tryptophan--tRNA ligase has translation MNKPRLYSGMQPSADSLQIGNYIGALLQWRELQTSYDAFFSVVDLHALTVAQDPAVLREKTRRTAAQYIAAGIEPSQSTLYVQSHVRAHAELAWILSTITGFGEAGRMTQFKDKSARYGADATSVGLFTYPVLMAADILLYQTDVVPVGDDQKQHVELTRDLAERFNSRFGETFTVPRPVIQKDTARIYDLQNPTSKMSKSAESDAGVIWMLDDPAKSAKKIMRAVTDNEGSVRFDRENKPGVSNLLTIYAALTGRQIPAIEDEYAGRGYGDFKKGLAEVVVAEFEPVRARALELLDDPAELDRILAANAERADAVADATLGDVYDRVGLLRRA, from the coding sequence ATGAACAAGCCTCGCCTCTACTCAGGAATGCAGCCCTCCGCCGATTCGCTCCAGATCGGCAACTACATCGGGGCCCTCCTGCAGTGGCGCGAGCTGCAGACGTCGTACGACGCGTTCTTCTCGGTCGTCGACCTCCACGCCCTCACTGTGGCCCAGGACCCTGCGGTCCTGCGCGAGAAGACCCGCCGCACGGCAGCGCAGTACATCGCCGCCGGGATCGAACCGTCGCAGTCGACGCTGTACGTGCAGTCGCACGTGCGCGCCCACGCCGAGCTCGCCTGGATCCTCTCGACCATCACGGGCTTCGGCGAGGCCGGCCGCATGACGCAGTTCAAGGACAAGTCGGCCCGCTACGGCGCTGACGCCACGAGCGTCGGTCTCTTCACCTACCCGGTGCTCATGGCTGCCGACATCCTGCTCTACCAGACCGACGTCGTGCCCGTCGGCGACGATCAGAAGCAGCACGTCGAACTCACGCGCGACCTGGCCGAGCGCTTCAACTCGCGCTTCGGCGAGACCTTCACGGTCCCGCGCCCGGTTATCCAGAAGGACACGGCGCGCATCTACGACTTGCAGAACCCGACGTCGAAGATGTCGAAGTCGGCGGAGAGCGACGCGGGTGTGATCTGGATGCTCGACGACCCGGCGAAGTCCGCGAAGAAGATCATGCGCGCCGTCACCGACAACGAAGGCTCGGTCCGCTTCGACCGCGAGAACAAGCCGGGTGTGTCGAACCTGCTCACGATCTATGCCGCCCTCACCGGTCGGCAGATCCCCGCCATCGAGGACGAGTACGCGGGGCGCGGCTACGGCGACTTCAAGAAGGGCCTGGCCGAGGTCGTGGTCGCCGAGTTCGAGCCCGTGCGCGCTCGCGCGCTGGAGCTGCTCGACGATCCGGCAGAGCTCGACCGCATCCTCGCCGCGAACGCGGAACGCGCGGATGCCGTCGCCGATGCGACCCTCGGCGACGTCTATGACCGCGTCGGTCTGCTACGTCGAGCCTGA
- a CDS encoding exodeoxyribonuclease III: MPHLRIATVNVNGIRAAARNGMGTWLDSADIDILTLQEVRGQDEHLEAALPGWTFVHDEGTAKGRAGVAIASRTAALASRTEFGDADFDSKGRWIEADFLLGDQPLTVVSAYVHTGEADTPKQDEKWRYLDAFGRRLSELGQEGALALVTGDLNVGHRELDIKNWRGNRKKAGFLPRERAYFDRFLGEAGAEVRCVDGTVGTGLGWVDVGRRFHGDVDGPYTWWSMRGQAFDNDSGWRIDYHLATPALAERVISYHVARAATYDQRWSDHAPVVVDYSY; the protein is encoded by the coding sequence ATGCCACATCTGCGTATCGCCACGGTCAATGTCAATGGGATCAGGGCGGCCGCCCGAAACGGGATGGGCACCTGGCTCGACAGCGCCGACATCGACATCCTCACGCTCCAGGAGGTCCGCGGCCAGGACGAGCACCTCGAAGCTGCGCTCCCCGGCTGGACCTTCGTCCATGACGAGGGCACCGCCAAGGGACGCGCCGGCGTGGCGATCGCGAGCCGCACGGCGGCGCTGGCATCACGCACCGAGTTCGGCGATGCGGATTTCGACTCGAAGGGCCGCTGGATCGAGGCCGACTTCCTGCTCGGCGACCAGCCGCTCACGGTCGTCAGCGCGTACGTGCACACCGGCGAGGCCGACACCCCCAAGCAGGACGAGAAGTGGCGCTACCTCGACGCCTTCGGCCGTCGCCTCAGTGAACTCGGCCAGGAGGGAGCGCTCGCCCTCGTCACCGGAGACCTCAACGTCGGCCACCGCGAGCTCGACATCAAGAACTGGCGCGGCAACCGTAAGAAGGCCGGCTTCCTGCCGCGAGAGCGGGCGTACTTCGACCGTTTCCTCGGCGAGGCCGGTGCGGAGGTGCGATGCGTCGACGGAACCGTGGGCACGGGACTGGGCTGGGTCGACGTGGGGCGGAGATTCCACGGCGACGTGGACGGACCGTACACCTGGTGGTCCATGCGCGGCCAGGCGTTCGACAACGATTCCGGATGGCGCATCGATTACCACTTGGCGACGCCGGCCCTGGCTGAGCGCGTGATCTCCTACCACGTGGCCCGCGCGGCGACCTACGACCAGCGCTGGAGCGATCACGCTCCGGTGGTCGTGGACTACAGCTACTGA
- a CDS encoding succinate dehydrogenase iron-sulfur subunit yields MSTVAEAPTADSAANDSGVQSFIVTFNIRRFDPEVDSEPHWVDYDVELYSTDRVLDALHKIKWEVDGSLTFRRSCAHGICGSDAMRINGRNRLACKTLIKDLDISKPIYVEAIKGLPLEKDLVVDMEPFFASYREVQPFLVANSVPEKGKERVQSIADRAIFDDTTKCILCAACTSSCPVFWTDGQYFGPAAIVNAHRFIFDSRDDNAAVRLDILNDKEGVWRCRTTFNCSEACPRGIEVTKAIAEVKQAVLRGRP; encoded by the coding sequence ATGTCGACCGTCGCAGAGGCGCCAACCGCCGACTCCGCCGCAAACGACAGCGGTGTGCAGTCCTTCATCGTCACGTTCAACATCCGCCGGTTCGACCCGGAGGTCGACTCCGAGCCGCACTGGGTCGACTACGACGTCGAGCTGTACTCCACCGACCGCGTGCTCGACGCACTGCACAAGATCAAGTGGGAGGTCGACGGATCGCTCACCTTCCGCCGGTCGTGCGCGCATGGCATCTGCGGGTCCGACGCCATGCGGATCAACGGCCGCAACCGCCTCGCCTGCAAGACGCTGATCAAGGACCTCGACATCTCGAAGCCGATCTATGTCGAGGCGATCAAGGGCCTCCCCCTCGAGAAGGACCTCGTCGTCGACATGGAGCCGTTCTTCGCGTCGTACCGCGAAGTGCAGCCGTTCCTCGTCGCCAACTCCGTGCCGGAGAAGGGCAAGGAGCGCGTGCAGTCGATCGCCGACCGTGCGATCTTCGACGACACCACCAAGTGCATCCTGTGCGCGGCGTGCACCTCGTCGTGCCCGGTGTTCTGGACGGACGGGCAGTACTTCGGCCCGGCGGCGATCGTGAACGCCCACCGGTTCATCTTCGACTCGCGCGACGACAACGCCGCCGTGCGTCTCGACATCCTCAACGACAAGGAGGGCGTGTGGCGGTGCCGCACGACCTTCAACTGCTCCGAGGCCTGCCCCCGAGGCATCGAGGTCACCAAGGCGATCGCCGAGGTGAAGCAGGCCGTGCTGCGCGGTCGCCCCTGA